The Acidimicrobiales bacterium DNA segment GAGTGCCCCATCGGCTCCACTTTGGTCCGAACGCACTATGGACGATCGGCACCGACCGCGGCCACACTTGGTGATCGAGGGGGAGGCTCTGATCCGTCGGTGAGAACTGGTCGCTGCGCCGGCGGGGAGCCACAGCGAACCCGGCCCCTGTCCCGTCGGTGACCACGTCACCGACACCGCAGACAGGAGAGGCACGTGTGGCCCCCACACCCTCAGCTCCAACCGGCTCCGCAACGACGAGACGGCGTCCCCGCTGATCGGAGCGCCCTCGAACAGGATCTGCGTCTCGCCACCGTGCGCGGTGAGATGGTCGTGCACTACCAGCCGAAGGGCGACCTGCGCCTCGACCGGATCACCGGGGCCGAAGCCCTCCTTCGGTGGAACCACCCCCGCTGGGGCACGCTGCCACCCGACAGCTTCATCCCGCTGGCCGAGGAGTCCGGGGTCATCCGGGAGCTGGGCGAGTGGGTCCTCGAGGAGGCCTGCCGGCAGGCGGTCGAGTGGCAGGATCGGTGCTCAGGCTTCGTGATGGCGGTGAACCTCTCTCCGAGGCAGTTTCAGCTGCAACAGATCGACGAGATGGTGCTCGAGGTGCTCGACCGGACCGGCCTGGCCCCCCACCGCCTCGAGCTCGAGGTCACCGAGAGCCTGGCGCTCGAACAGATCGATCAGGTGACCACCAGCTTGTCGAACTTGCGGACGATGGGTGTTCGCTGCTCCCTGGACGACTTCGGGACCGGATACTGCGGGTTGGGATACCTCGACCAGTACCCGGTCAGCGGGATCAAGATCGACAAGCGGTTCCTGGACGCGGTCCGGACACCCGGTGGCGAGGCCCCGATCGTCCGGGCGATCATCGCCATGGCCAGGGACCTGCAGCTCGATGTGGTCGCCGAAG contains these protein-coding regions:
- a CDS encoding EAL domain-containing protein, whose product is MWPPHPQLQPAPQRRDGVPADRSALEQDLRLATVRGEMVVHYQPKGDLRLDRITGAEALLRWNHPRWGTLPPDSFIPLAEESGVIRELGEWVLEEACRQAVEWQDRCSGFVMAVNLSPRQFQLQQIDEMVLEVLDRTGLAPHRLELEVTESLALEQIDQVTTSLSNLRTMGVRCSLDDFGTGYCGLGYLDQYPVSGIKIDKRFLDAVRTPGGEAPIVRAIIAMARDLQLDVVAEGVETTCQLEFLRDNDCHQIQGFLLSKPVSTLDFEILLLLDQLDDPGPLAGAAHSPHWRRSASS